The DNA segment TTCTAAATGTATTTGCAGGTTATGAATAAATTTACCTACAAACACATTGATAAATCCCAGATTTGTGCGTCAAACCATCGTGCACAGATTTGTGTGTACACACTTTATGAACAAGACCCATTAAATCAgaatggagggtgtccagtttgatgACCTAagaattgcatctctgcttttttgcggatgatgtggttctgttgacttaggcagcacaatggcttagtggttagcactgttgcctcacagcaagaaggtcataggtttgattctaacctgtggcctttctgtgtggagtttgcatgttttgcatgtttgcgtgggtttcctcagggtgctctggtttcctcccacatctaaagacatacaggttaggtgaattggaaactttataattgtccaggtctcccttgcaaaagagggtcTCGATCTCTTTAAATgttaataaaggttaaattaaattaaattaattgcgCACTGGGCAGATGTGAGACTGAGTTTGAAgcgaagcgactgggatgaggatcagcacctccaaatctgagaccatggtcctctggatTAGGGAAGAGTTATTGGCCCAAATGGAGTTCATCTATCTCAGGGTTTTGTATCTGGGTTTGCATTCAGGTTCAGAACAGATGCTTTGAAATCATTCATTAATATTCTGCCTGTTATCCGGGTCTTGGTCACGGTAGCAGCGGAATAAGCAACTTATCCCACACTTTCCTGTCCTCGGCCAAGGCCTTTTAGTCTTCATGGGGGtatctgaggcgttcccaagccaggtgggaaatataatctctccagtgtgtcctgggtcttccccagggcctcctctcagttggatgtgcttggaagacctccctaCGGAGACAACTAAGGGACATCCTCACcatatgcccaaaccacctcaactggctcctttcgatgtgaacaagcagcggctctacttagAGTCCCTCAAAATGTTCCAGTTAATTTGCCCCCTTTGGAGTTGAAACAGAACAAGTGAAAGCATGAGGATCCCACTGTTTTTAGTTTaatatttaaaggctacagtcagcacGTGGACTGTAGGTGCAATAGCATGCATGCTGCTTGTCTTctaatgcttaaaaaaaaaaatgacctggCTCACTTTAATCAGAGCTGCACCAAAATTTAGTTCTAACTACTCTCTGGTTTGCTCAGCCTTTTCACCAAATCATGTGAAAATCTTTCATTAGTTTTTCAGTAATCCACCTTTGCAGATGAACTGACACgaggaaaatgttttttttctagtaAGTGTCAAGTAAATTCTCCACAAAAGCCAATTCATGGCCAGGTTTGAACATGTGTGTTTGTGCTTCCTCTAGCTGTCCCAGAGTTCCACGCGCTCGTGGGCAACGAGGCAGCAGAGGAGCTGCGGTACAGTGTGGGAGACATGGCCCGTACGAAACAGGCGCTAAAGAAATGCTTCACAAGGATGATGAACTGCGAGAAGAAGTCTTTTGTAGACCAGCTCAACATGCTGGTGAAAAGAGTGACAGAAGAAGGTGAGGATGATGAATAAAAATGAGCCCTGAAAGTGTCTTCCAGcaggcagctgtttatgcagtttgTGTAGCTGGAAAAGCAAAGTTGCGATGGGATGGGAGTGTCACTGAGTTGCTGTTTTTGTATGTTATTTGTGTTCCGATCTGCTTTGACTGCATCACATATTTAAGTTTGCAAGAGGAATGCAGTCTTATCACCTCCAAGTTTGTCATAACATCACTTGGCACCATTTGAGAAAACTCTCCATCAGGTCATGGCACTTATTGAATACTTATTGTATTTTTAGAAAATTGGTTGAATCCAACGTATAGATTTTCCAACATCCAGCACATACTGCCAGCATCCATACAGGTTTACAACTTATATTACTCTTACAACAAAAGCAACACTAAATGTACTGAAATGAACTGTCCTCAGAACAAATGGATATGATTtgaaacagaaaaacacacattCTGTGAATCTTTATTTCTTGTGCAGCTGCAGCAGGGAAGGATATCAAAATCAGCAACGGTGAGCTCTTGCTCCGCCTGCACTCACAGTATCCCGGAGACATCGGCTGTTTCTCCATCTACTTCCTCAATTTTGTGGTCTTGACTCCAGGCCAGGCCATGTTCCTGGGGGCCAATGAGCCTCATGCCTACCTCTATGGAGGTCAGTAGTCTTGTATTTGTACTTGTGAATTCAGCTGACGAGGTTCAACCCTTTCAGCCCAAGTATGTGAACAAAGCAGTGTGGGAATTCTGTCTTGAGGACATCACAAGATATAAGAGGGAAAATGCTTTACAAGGCTATGGGCCGTAACATCTGGCAGCTTCCGTTCCTAATGTGTCatgatcagtgatgccggtaacgcgttactctaatctaaccacttttttcagtaacgagtaatctaatgcgttaatctttcctaatcagtaatcacattaaagttacttctccaagtcactgtgcgttactattatttttgcattgtgggtcgatagcagcattaaaattggtctgtgggcagggtgtcggggttcgactgaactgcccactttaagggaGCTGTGACCTTTTCATCCgctgttttctgcagcagctaccacTCGTCCtaacctcttaaagcgcggtgacaacagcacacctgcactgagttttactaagacatttttatgctttttttttctcctttatttagaattctgagctgagctgctccgtaactgcacgctaaaaacagctgatcatctgcgacgcatcaacaactaacactattttccactcaaatgcacctaaactctctttctgaggaccacatgatgcgaaaatgcaataaaactttcttacctgtaaatctggtcatgttttctgcataaataaatgttatccagccaaagcaggggcaaatccagatggaatgggggcatggggcagggatgtgccccccccaaggtccagttttgaatccTTTTTTATACAACTACTCATACTACTtataacagtaagtcccttcggctgctcccttgtttgcacttggggtcgccacagcaaatccaaggtggatctgcatgttgaattggcacaagttttacaccggatgcccttcctgacgcaactccacattacatggagaaatgtggcaggggtgggatttgaacccggaaccttctgaactgaaaccaagcgcattaaccacttggccaccacccctaacaAAAGTGTTGTCTAACCAATCAGCAAGCTTTGACACTCGAAAAGAAAGCCCTTTGAGAAGAAAaatttgcagttccttgactggctgcttgaggttGGCTTCAGAAAAGAAATCCCATAGAaactcatgttaaaatgtccaactttagcagagcaagaaaaaaatatttacagtctggcacaaaaaaaatagttttggtctctataactAGTTTAACATTCCATatttaattgggggggggggggggggaataactCTTCTAAAAAGTATGGAGACTGGCATACTGGGTAGCTGTGCAAACCGCCTTTCATTTCTCTAAGTGTCAGTTGTCTCCTACTCTGGGGATAATGGGAATCTCCCTGAAGACCATTTACCGCCATATGTCACACCTCTTGTCTGTGCACTCAGCCAAAACAAAGCCACAGAGATGAAACCAAAACCTAAAATTTGGCTTTTTCTTTGTGCAAACGTTGATCATTTTAGTGATCACATGTGATCAAAGCATGGTGCATAAATATAAATTTAGAAAAACATGATAACACCCACAAATTCTTTAGGGTACCTGAGGGTCAGGTTTATGGGTGCACTGAGCTGAAATTGACCAAAATTCAATGGGATGGATAtcagaaattaaaataaataaataagtaaatccaGTCCTAGCCTTCTATTGCACATCTCGTTTTGCATGTCATGTTTTCATTTAGGGGAGTAAAAAAACTTGTCTCATAGTTGttccagtggggaaaaaaatatgggcaAAGCAGAGTGTTGTGAAAGCTAACAACAATTCTTGTATAGTTTTAAGGACAGACAGAAGACATCAGTTGCTGTCTTCACTCTGTCTTGACACAAACACCCCAGGGAGACATGCACATTGATAATCATATACACAACTGCTAAACTCTTCCCTACTTGGCCTGAAAACCCATTTTCATCAGGAGTTGCCATGCACTTCCTCTTTACCTAATGTGATTTTCTCCTGCAAGAGATGGGAATATTTCCATATTACAATACAGACATAACACTGGAGAAGATTTTATTTTCTCATCGAAATGAAAAGATGCTTGTGAAGCGCGTCAGTTCAGTCAGCAAGAACGTGTTATGTGCtgccgcggattgaggagcggaccagcatctgactgaacccagcgctcaATAACCAGAAAacagttccaaaaacaaaaccaatttatttccctcctgtgcaataattggtgtacaacataaatattcggttgtctggcgaggtaaaatgtttagagagaatttaaatgttagaaaactgttagaaagaatttaatagttacatttataaacaatgtaggttagaaattgcaagttttaaatggtaaatggactgcatttatatagtgcttttccacctgcatcagatgctcaaagcgctttacaattatgcctcacattcaccccgaagtcagggtgctgctatacaaggcgctcactacacaccgagagcaagaggggattaaaggccttgcccaagggcccttagtgattttccagtcaggtggggatttgaacccatgctcttctggactcaagcccaacaccttaaccactagaccatcaccccccccatgttttactgttacagtgctgtcatcagttaaatatgaggtcaagaaagaggtctttattttactttttataaaacaagtcaagaaagggtgactataaagtgagttttggcaaaacaagtatcattgtcatgttgaggtggcagagggttgttgtcggcagctggggaatgtaactaaaaagtaactagtaatctaacttagttacttttacaattgagtaatcagtaaagtaactaagttactttttcaaagagtaatcagtaatcagtaattggattactttttcaaagtaactgtggcaacattggtagtacagcagataactgaaacagtccttcaaatggtgatacaagcaccaaatacggtacaaataatccatagacattaatctTTTGAAAACACttactagccacttgaattttcaattggtaggggtcaattgaagacttacacaggagtaaaaatttaaatatggcccaatcatgttgaaaactgtaccacattatttgcctgatcatcaagattccaaaaaggtgtagttggactatctatgagtgaatattatggggtaaaaacaactcaaagtcaatttcagtttgtacaggggccaaaagttaaaggACACGTTGCTTAACGCACGTTGCTTAACGTCCCACTTGAAACAcaccatcaaagtattcatgattgtaagtctttctgcgcacatgcgctcataatacttagtggtctctgatgttttttattgCTCTCCCTGAGCAAGTTAACAGGTGAAACATCTGTCTCTGCAATTCTCTTCGTGGGGTGCACAggagaatgagcagaaacatcccgatagCTGACAGACAGAGCGAAATGAATGCTGTTATGTCCAATAATAAAGCTTCGGAGCTTTTCTTCAAAAGTGATTGCTCATGtttacagaggagatgacactcttaactttttcagagtctgttggattttggatcctaacTGTGGTGACGTGCTGTTTCTGTCACAGGATGCTGGTTTGCTACCATTGTGAACATGATGGACATGTACTGTCTCCACCATGCTGTTTTTACAGAaagtaacatttttattttacttttactgTGGGAATGCACCTGGATGTGTGTGCCTACATGGCTGTTTTAACACGCAGCTCAGCTGTTAATTGAGGCTTTGTATATGGATGTGAAATGTCACAGATCTGGTCACATCTGTGCAGTCACAGATCCGACCAGATCTGATAGATGTGATCACATCTatcagattttgacccctgtacaaactgaaattgacctttgtcagtaTTCTTTCTgtctttaccccataactctgtaGACttaagttatagatagtccaaactctacctttttggaattgttgtgATCAAATAAATaaggtggtatagttttcaatatgattggagctttttaaaattttgacccctgtgtgttttcaattgacctctacctggccatctattgaaaattcaagtggccaatcagttttttcaaaagaataatgtctaaggactatatgtgacaaatttggtgcttgtttcaccatttgaaagattcctctgtaaatattctgttatctgctgcgctatgactttatttatttatgggtAACTTTTGGTGCTTTTTCTTCTCCCAGAATGAAACTGAAAGAATACACTCGCCAGCTGCTTCAGGTGGTACACCCCTTAAACTGCTCATTAAAGCAAATATGTAATCAGCCAATCATATGGCAGAAACTCGGTACACTTAAGCATGTCGACATGGTTGAGGGAATCTGCTGAGGTTCAGTACAAGCATGAGCATGATGAAGAAGCATGATTTACGTGACTTTGAACGTGGAGTGGTCTGAGTTTTTCACTGATCTACTGGGGATTTCACAGATTGCTATCTTCATGGTTGACAGGTAATTGTGTGAAAAAAAGGACACATGAGTAGTGTTTCTTTGTGTTGATGGCAGAGGTCAGAGAAGATTGGCCAGActggttcaaactgatagaaaGGTACCAGTAACTGAAGTGACCACTTGTTACAACCAAGGTATGCAGGAATGAATCTAAATACACAACCTTGAAGCAGATGGGCTATGGCAGTACAAGACAATACCAGGGGCCACTGCTGTCCACTGAAACAGGAAACTGAGGCTACAGTGGGCACAGGCTCACCAAATGTGAACAATGGATGATTGGAAAACCATTGCCTTGTCTGATGTGTCTTGATTTCTGCTGCAACATTAGTTGGTGGAGTCACAATCTGGTGAAAACATGAAAGTGTTGATCCATTGTGCATTGCATCAACTGTTTGAGCTGGAGGTGGCGTAATTAGTGTGGCTAAAGGCGCTGGTTTCCAGAACTGTAGGCAACACATCATATAAGCAACCATTGACTAGTGTAGGAGCCAAAACATATCCTTGTCAAATGGCAGTAATGACTAGAAATGGCCAGAGATTCTGACCCTGATCCACACAGCATCCACAGTACCTGTGTATGGGCTGGCTATGATATCCAGCAACTTATCTTGGAtctcacaaattctcaggatgtcccaaagagcagtttggtcaaatgaatcaaacactttgtgaTAATCATCGTAGACTACAAGTACTTGTGTATCATGTATCATGGAACAAAATCTGCGAGGAATGTTGAAATGGTGAAATTTTAATTTCTGTATATATGAGCAAGCAAGAGATGGCATTGACAGGTACCTGAGGTCTAGCTGATGTTTTAATTTGCTATTGCTGTCACTGTCCACCATCAAAGGGAGACAAGTACAGGGAAAAATGGCTGATTGTATCAAATATTCTCTCGGTAacgcccccaccccccaaaaaaagaattgTCCATTCTTtcactttcctttttttttcctgtctagACTGTATTGAGTGCATGGCATGCTCGGACAACACCGTGAGGGCCGGCCTGACACCCAAATACATTGACATCGGCACGCTGTGTGAGATGCTGAATTACAGCCCCGCCCCCACCAGCGCCAAACTGTTCCCAGTTGTCCAGGACTCTTCCGACCCCTGCGTCTCCCTGTATGACCCTCCTGTGCATGACTTCACCGTCATGAGGATAGAGGTAGTAAATCCTACTGCAACTTTACTCTGTACAAGCTTCATCCTGAAAAAAAGCCGAATGGTCTATTATAAACTAGCACAATAACTCTATGTAGAAATAAAGTAGAATCCTGATTTAACATGCACGTTGTTCGTAAGATGGAACTTGTGCGCGAAGGGAAAATTAAATTTTAACGTTTCTAGTTGCGGTGTGTACGGTTATCTCCCAAAATTATTTCCAATTCATTCCAGCTCTGAAATAAACATTCACTGTTAAACATGTATTTGTACAAATAAAGTTGTAGGCACCAATGACTTAGAGAACATATAAAAACATCTGGTTCATTTTCTTTGTAGAATTGCACAAAATTCCATATTTCAGATGTATAATCATTAAACCTCATCTTGCCTTATAGGTACCAGCTTCAATGAAGCAGTACAATTTGGCGGCAGTTGACAGTGCGAGTATCCTTGTGGTCATTGAAGGTGATGCCACAGCAACCTCAGCCGGTGCGCTCTCTGATGTCACCCTGAGGCGAGGCACCATCCTCTTCGTGTCGGCCAACGAGAGTGTCTCCCTGCACATCACCTCACAGTCTGGGATGGTCATGTTCCGTGCGTGCTGCCTGCTGTAGGTGTGAGTCTTTAAGGCTGTGTGTGGGAAAGAATATCTATGGCAGTCTGTGACCTTTGCCCCCTAAGAACCCACCCCCAGTCGGACCCTCAGCTGTAGATGTGCTGCTCTGTTTCCTGACATTAAAACCAAACATCAGTGCAGTTATATGGTGGTTCAAATTGGCTTTGTCCTTGTTTAACTGTGGAAGTGTGAGTCCAACATTTAGGAAGAAAAGGACACATAATAAGAATAAGTAACAGTATTACAAGATTTCAACACCGACGTGTTcctcagtgttgtggagagtctTTAGTCACGTGTAACAAAGCAAACTCGTGATTTGGTTGAAATCACAAAGAGTTTGGGTCAGCATTCATGATGCAAATTGTCATGTTTTTGCATCTTGATGTGTTATTACACTGCTTTTTTTAAATTCCAAATACTAATCAAAGGCATTGTT comes from the Thalassophryne amazonica chromosome 8, fThaAma1.1, whole genome shotgun sequence genome and includes:
- the mpi gene encoding mannose-6-phosphate isomerase, with amino-acid sequence MEEVKVFPLTCAVQNYAWGKVGLDSEVAKLVASGDPLAVIEDNKPYAELWMGTHPKGDAQIKDNRIAQTTLSQWIAHFPACLGSKVKDAFHGQLPFLFKVLSVNTALSIQAHPNKELAAHLHAQYPEHYPDNNHKPEMAIALTRFEGLCGFRPVEEILGFLKSVPEFHALVGNEAAEELRYSVGDMARTKQALKKCFTRMMNCEKKSFVDQLNMLVKRVTEEAAAGKDIKISNGELLLRLHSQYPGDIGCFSIYFLNFVVLTPGQAMFLGANEPHAYLYGDCIECMACSDNTVRAGLTPKYIDIGTLCEMLNYSPAPTSAKLFPVVQDSSDPCVSLYDPPVHDFTVMRIEVPASMKQYNLAAVDSASILVVIEGDATATSAGALSDVTLRRGTILFVSANESVSLHITSQSGMVMFRACCLL